One window of Chryseobacterium indologenes genomic DNA carries:
- a CDS encoding endonuclease/exonuclease/phosphatase family protein, translated as MWIIYLTLAILLLVMTILPKIQHSHWVFRVPEFAKIQVTYLILFTFLLGFFTDSKEYFWYYQGLLLVMFVHHGQTLIKYTHFYPVKKHKQRYKSSDKLHFISANVYQFNKEYEKFIGLVKKHNPDFFMTMESNGDWEKAMTPLEKEYSFQHKVTLENTYGMHFYSRIEIKEAKTHYFVADDIPSIEVHMKTADGFSFVFFGVHPPPPSPTEEETSKERDGDLLSTAKRVKDIKKPVIVVGDFNNVAWSRSSVLFRKTSHLIDPRIGHSFVSTFHAKYRLLRFPIDLMFHSEDIFIKQLKTLENFGSDHLPVYCEFFIDHHNDEQEELIETATSEEKAEAEIMIEEGKKEDGERETVVTED; from the coding sequence ATGTGGATTATCTATCTGACTTTGGCCATACTTCTTCTGGTGATGACAATACTGCCGAAAATACAGCATTCTCACTGGGTATTCAGGGTTCCGGAATTTGCTAAAATACAGGTCACTTACCTTATATTATTTACCTTTTTATTAGGCTTTTTCACAGATTCTAAAGAATATTTCTGGTATTATCAGGGTCTTCTGTTGGTCATGTTTGTTCATCATGGTCAGACACTCATCAAATACACCCATTTCTATCCTGTAAAAAAGCACAAACAACGCTACAAATCTTCCGATAAACTGCATTTTATTTCTGCGAATGTTTATCAGTTCAATAAAGAATATGAGAAATTCATCGGGCTTGTTAAAAAACACAATCCTGATTTTTTCATGACTATGGAAAGCAATGGTGACTGGGAAAAAGCAATGACGCCTTTAGAGAAAGAATACAGCTTCCAGCATAAAGTGACCCTTGAAAATACCTACGGCATGCATTTCTATTCCAGAATTGAAATCAAAGAAGCAAAGACTCATTATTTTGTTGCTGATGATATCCCGAGTATTGAGGTCCATATGAAAACTGCTGATGGTTTTTCTTTTGTTTTCTTCGGGGTTCATCCACCGCCGCCAAGTCCTACGGAAGAGGAAACATCGAAGGAAAGAGACGGTGATCTTTTAAGTACTGCCAAACGTGTAAAAGACATCAAAAAACCTGTTATTGTTGTAGGAGACTTTAATAATGTTGCATGGTCAAGATCATCTGTACTTTTCAGAAAAACAAGTCATCTGATAGATCCCAGGATCGGGCATTCTTTTGTTTCTACCTTCCATGCGAAATACCGTCTTTTAAGATTTCCCATTGATCTGATGTTTCACAGTGAAGATATTTTTATTAAGCAGCTGAAGACATTGGAGAATTTTGGTTCAGACCACCTTCCGGTATACTGCGAGTTTTTCATAGATCATCACAATGATGAACAGGAAGAATTGATTGAAACAGCAACTTCCGAAGAGAAAGCAGAAGCTGAAATCATGATAGAGGAAGGAAAGAAAGAAGATGGCGAACGTGAAACTGTGGTTACTGAGGATTAA
- a CDS encoding diphosphomevalonate/mevalonate 3,5-bisphosphate decarboxylase family protein translates to MTTQDFIGKENFIIHTQTVSESCPSNIALIKYWGKYADQIPANPSISYTLNHCKTNTSMEFIANEAFSVQTFLTGNEEVKFAEKIEKYFKNIEQYLPWILKGKYIIRTENTFPHSSGIASSASGFGAIAKCLMALDASFTGKTSEEESMRKASFLARLGSGSACRSLYNGLVVWGKTDEVEGSSDLFGVQYPDAEIHEVFRNFNDWVLLIHEGQKSVSSTVGHGLMNTNPYAERRFQEARENFVPMKEILKSGDMESFIKLVEHEALTLHAMMMMSDPAFILMKTGTLEVINKIWDFRRETGLPLFFTLDAGANVHLLFPGNGSEERIKTFIEAELLQHTQKNGVVKDIMKF, encoded by the coding sequence ATGACAACACAAGATTTTATAGGAAAAGAAAATTTCATCATTCATACCCAAACGGTTTCAGAAAGCTGTCCGTCTAATATTGCCCTGATCAAATACTGGGGGAAATATGCCGATCAGATTCCTGCTAACCCAAGCATAAGCTACACGTTAAACCATTGTAAAACCAATACTTCAATGGAGTTTATTGCAAATGAAGCTTTTTCAGTACAAACCTTTCTGACTGGTAACGAAGAAGTGAAATTTGCTGAAAAAATTGAGAAATATTTCAAAAATATAGAACAGTATCTCCCATGGATTTTAAAAGGGAAATATATAATCAGAACAGAGAATACCTTCCCGCATAGTTCAGGAATTGCAAGTTCAGCTTCAGGATTTGGGGCCATTGCAAAATGTCTGATGGCATTGGATGCTTCATTTACAGGAAAAACTTCTGAAGAAGAATCTATGAGAAAAGCTTCATTCTTAGCAAGATTAGGAAGTGGAAGCGCATGCCGAAGTTTATACAACGGACTTGTGGTGTGGGGAAAAACTGATGAGGTAGAAGGAAGTTCAGATTTGTTCGGGGTACAATATCCCGATGCTGAAATTCATGAGGTATTCAGAAATTTTAACGACTGGGTTTTATTGATCCATGAAGGACAGAAAAGTGTTTCTTCAACGGTAGGACACGGTCTGATGAATACTAATCCTTATGCAGAAAGAAGATTTCAGGAAGCAAGAGAAAACTTTGTTCCGATGAAAGAAATCCTGAAAAGCGGAGATATGGAAAGCTTTATCAAGCTGGTAGAACATGAAGCACTTACGTTGCATGCAATGATGATGATGAGTGATCCGGCTTTTATCCTGATGAAAACAGGTACTTTGGAAGTCATCAACAAAATCTGGGATTTCAGAAGAGAAACCGGACTTCCTTTATTCTTTACGCTGGATGCAGGAGCTAATGTTCACCTTCTATTCCCGGGTAATGGTTCTGAAGAACGGATTAAAACCTTCATTGAAGCTGAGTTATTACAGCACACCCAGAAGAATGGGGTAGTGAAGGATATAATGAAATTTTAA
- a CDS encoding AMP-dependent synthetase/ligase produces MNLAEAIILKNVEKHPIKAAIGFKKKEGAWKELSWKKFSEVIFKTANALKEAGIQENDRVAIYSDNSSEWMIVDLASMAIGAVTVPIYSTNNAEQAEHIINDSGAKAVLVGNQMQYDACLEFLHKEENNLETIIVSKKAVWIKKEFNNFYLEDFIAKASPELEIFKKENDDTATLIYTSGTTGIPKGVMLTHGNFIKAFDSHFEFFKFKNFEEELSLAFLPLSHVFERSWSLLCLYGGARVYFLEDPKNVAKALEEVKPTAMCAVPRFFQKVYAGVLEKAEEGSSLKKKIFDWALKTGWETAELRRNEKPIPFGLKFKEAVADRLVFSKIKEKMGGRLWFLPCGGASLSPEVTRFFESVGIHVTVGYGLTETTATLTLFPLTHFEHGTSGKPLPGVEMRIGENDEIQARGNGIMKGYYNKPEETQKVFTEDGWFKTGDAGKFDDKGNLIITDRIKDLMKTSNGKYIAPQQIENLLTNNNFIQQIMLIAEGRQFVSALIVPNFEFLQDYIKKNNIPFTNWKDAVKNEKVINLYKEKIKELQDHLADYEKVKKFTLMPAEFDINTGEITPTLKVKRNVVIKKYADIIEKMY; encoded by the coding sequence ATGAATCTTGCAGAGGCAATTATCCTTAAAAATGTAGAAAAACATCCTATAAAAGCGGCCATCGGATTTAAAAAGAAAGAGGGAGCCTGGAAAGAGTTGAGCTGGAAAAAATTCAGTGAGGTTATTTTTAAAACAGCCAATGCCCTAAAGGAAGCTGGAATTCAGGAGAATGACAGAGTCGCTATTTATTCAGATAACTCGTCCGAATGGATGATCGTTGACCTGGCTTCAATGGCCATCGGTGCTGTTACGGTGCCTATTTATTCAACTAATAATGCTGAGCAGGCAGAACATATCATCAACGATTCCGGAGCTAAAGCTGTTTTAGTGGGAAATCAGATGCAGTATGATGCCTGTCTTGAGTTTTTACATAAAGAAGAAAACAATCTTGAAACCATTATTGTTTCTAAAAAAGCAGTGTGGATCAAGAAAGAATTCAACAATTTTTATCTTGAAGATTTTATTGCTAAAGCTTCACCGGAACTGGAGATTTTTAAGAAGGAAAATGATGATACAGCCACATTGATCTATACTTCAGGAACTACGGGAATTCCAAAAGGAGTAATGCTTACCCATGGAAATTTCATCAAAGCATTTGATTCTCATTTTGAATTTTTTAAGTTTAAAAACTTTGAAGAAGAACTTTCACTGGCATTCTTACCATTGAGCCACGTCTTTGAAAGAAGCTGGAGCTTACTTTGTCTGTATGGCGGTGCCCGTGTTTATTTCCTGGAAGATCCTAAAAATGTAGCCAAAGCACTGGAAGAAGTAAAACCTACTGCCATGTGTGCCGTACCGAGATTTTTCCAGAAAGTATATGCCGGAGTTCTTGAAAAAGCTGAAGAAGGTTCATCACTGAAGAAGAAAATATTTGACTGGGCGCTTAAAACCGGATGGGAAACCGCAGAATTGAGAAGAAATGAAAAACCAATTCCTTTTGGATTAAAATTCAAAGAAGCTGTTGCAGATAGATTAGTTTTTAGTAAAATAAAAGAAAAAATGGGCGGCAGACTGTGGTTCTTACCTTGTGGTGGAGCATCATTGTCACCAGAAGTTACCCGTTTCTTTGAATCAGTAGGAATTCATGTAACTGTTGGCTACGGATTAACGGAAACTACCGCAACATTGACGCTTTTCCCTTTAACTCATTTTGAACATGGTACAAGCGGAAAGCCACTGCCGGGAGTAGAAATGCGTATCGGTGAAAATGATGAAATTCAGGCGAGAGGAAACGGAATCATGAAAGGCTATTACAATAAGCCTGAAGAAACCCAGAAAGTGTTCACAGAAGACGGCTGGTTCAAAACGGGAGATGCCGGGAAATTTGATGATAAAGGAAACCTGATTATCACAGACAGAATCAAAGATCTTATGAAGACTTCCAATGGAAAATATATTGCGCCACAGCAGATAGAAAACCTTTTGACCAACAATAATTTTATCCAGCAGATTATGCTGATTGCAGAAGGAAGGCAGTTTGTTTCAGCGTTGATTGTTCCTAATTTTGAATTTTTGCAGGATTATATTAAGAAAAATAATATTCCTTTTACCAATTGGAAAGATGCTGTAAAAAATGAAAAGGTAATCAATCTTTATAAAGAAAAAATTAAAGAATTGCAGGATCACCTGGCAGACTATGAAAAAGTGAAGAAATTTACCTTGATGCCGGCAGAATTTGACATCAATACAGGAGAAATTACTCCGACTTTGAAAGTCAAAAGAAATGTGGTGATCAAAAAATACGCAGATATTATAGAGAAGATGTATTAA
- a CDS encoding NAD-dependent epimerase/dehydratase family protein, translating into MIFVTGATGILGRIIVLELLKRGKNVRASKRPGSNLNEVKHSYSFYTENPDDFFNKIEWVNVDFDDLDSLKTALQGVDEVYHCAAKVSFHPKDEKEMYRTNIKGTENLLFACEGSDVKKFLHVSSVAVLDSYNEKGELDEDSDFNPKLEHSAYAISKHLSEMEAWRASAEGLNVVIINPGMIVGSGNWNQSSGELFSTFEDNSFTFSGGSAYVDVRDVANTAIELMENNLFGERFIIVAENNRYADLAKQVRTRLGLKDARILSQSVLNIGRIANILFGWLIPKLKMVTKSNIEAISSFNTISNHKVKEKLNYQFIPVKESIDFHLNNYINDKKLKK; encoded by the coding sequence ATGATTTTTGTAACGGGTGCTACCGGAATTCTGGGAAGAATAATTGTACTGGAACTTCTTAAAAGAGGTAAAAATGTACGTGCTTCCAAAAGACCGGGCAGCAATTTAAACGAAGTAAAGCATTCATACAGCTTTTATACGGAGAATCCAGACGATTTTTTCAACAAGATTGAATGGGTAAACGTAGATTTTGATGACCTAGATTCTTTGAAAACTGCACTGCAAGGTGTGGATGAGGTCTATCACTGTGCTGCAAAAGTGAGCTTTCATCCCAAAGATGAAAAAGAAATGTACCGTACAAACATCAAGGGTACAGAAAACCTCCTGTTTGCCTGCGAAGGATCAGACGTTAAAAAATTTCTTCATGTAAGTTCTGTTGCTGTGCTCGATAGCTACAATGAAAAAGGAGAACTGGACGAAGATTCTGACTTTAATCCCAAACTGGAACACTCTGCATATGCCATTTCAAAACATTTATCTGAAATGGAAGCATGGAGAGCTTCAGCAGAAGGCCTGAATGTAGTCATTATCAATCCGGGAATGATTGTAGGAAGCGGAAACTGGAATCAAAGCAGCGGTGAGCTTTTCTCTACTTTTGAAGACAATAGTTTTACCTTTTCCGGCGGTTCTGCTTACGTTGATGTAAGAGATGTGGCCAATACAGCAATTGAACTGATGGAAAATAATCTTTTCGGAGAACGTTTTATCATTGTTGCTGAAAATAACAGATATGCAGACCTTGCAAAACAGGTAAGAACCCGTCTCGGCCTTAAAGATGCCAGAATTCTTTCACAATCTGTATTAAATATCGGAAGAATAGCCAACATCCTTTTCGGATGGCTGATTCCTAAATTGAAAATGGTTACCAAATCAAATATTGAAGCCATTTCTTCCTTCAACACCATTTCCAATCACAAAGTCAAAGAAAAACTGAATTATCAGTTTATTCCCGTAAAAGAAAGTATCGACTTTCACCTGAATAATTATATTAACGACAAAAAGCTGAAGAAATGA
- a CDS encoding MvdD family ATP-grasp ribosomal peptide maturase — translation MNKILIITHTADNFSIEKVTEYIEKNNCEVIRFDVDVYPLQNKLSTIFQDGEWVSFLETPDAKHRLDDISAIWYRRAYNIGKGLKEEMDSKFYGAAMGEIRNTLFGFFESVDAYSLGKPSIYRRLDSKEEQLKIADKLGLTIPATCLTNNPDEARKFILKHQNVVAKMQTGFAIYEDGVESVVFTNVVSENKLEELDSLLYCPMQFQQMIQKKKELRITIVGRDVYAFEIDSQQSEDAKVDWRKDGINLIDKWSRTELPADVEAKLLELLDIYNVDYGAIDMIVSPEDEYYFIEINAAGEFFWLDNLTEGNLISRSIADVLCDKAPRRNNEVMA, via the coding sequence ATGAATAAAATTTTAATTATAACCCATACCGCAGATAACTTTTCTATTGAAAAAGTAACAGAATACATCGAGAAAAATAACTGTGAAGTTATTCGCTTTGATGTTGACGTTTATCCTTTACAAAACAAGCTTTCCACCATTTTTCAGGATGGGGAATGGGTAAGTTTTCTTGAAACTCCGGATGCAAAGCACCGTCTAGATGATATTTCAGCCATTTGGTACAGAAGAGCTTACAATATCGGAAAAGGCTTAAAAGAAGAAATGGACTCTAAGTTTTACGGTGCGGCCATGGGCGAAATCAGAAATACACTTTTCGGTTTCTTTGAGTCTGTAGATGCTTATTCTTTGGGAAAACCAAGTATTTACAGAAGGTTGGACAGCAAAGAAGAACAATTGAAAATTGCAGATAAATTAGGACTGACCATTCCGGCAACCTGCCTTACCAATAATCCTGATGAAGCTAGAAAATTTATTCTGAAACATCAAAATGTAGTGGCAAAAATGCAGACCGGTTTTGCCATCTATGAAGACGGTGTTGAAAGTGTAGTCTTTACCAATGTTGTCAGTGAAAATAAGCTGGAAGAGTTGGATTCCTTGCTGTATTGCCCAATGCAGTTTCAGCAGATGATTCAAAAGAAAAAAGAACTTCGTATTACCATTGTGGGAAGAGATGTTTATGCATTTGAAATAGATTCCCAGCAATCCGAAGATGCCAAAGTAGACTGGAGAAAAGACGGAATCAATCTGATTGATAAATGGAGCAGAACAGAACTTCCGGCAGATGTAGAAGCAAAACTGCTTGAACTCCTGGATATTTACAATGTAGATTACGGAGCAATAGACATGATTGTTTCTCCTGAAGATGAATACTACTTCATCGAGATCAATGCCGCAGGAGAATTCTTCTGGCTGGATAATCTTACAGAAGGAAACCTTATTTCCAGGAGCATTGCAGACGTTCTTTGCGACAAAGCTCCAAGAAGAAATAATGAGGTAATGGCTTAA
- a CDS encoding MvdC family ATP-grasp ribosomal peptide maturase translates to MILCITHSQDFYNIDLFFEYLASKSIPYFRLNSDRLNHLQKISIDENSFELTDESGNTIHSDAIKGVWHRKAWRISTPEELDQDYEKIFLNEYGSLRYNLITALEHIPWINPYENEKKVDGNKIFQLKIAERNNLTIPKTIFSNDEEKITNFFHQYCQGKAIAKLHGVTAKTMSGENMISTTIIEEESLENLSDIAYCPMIFQPYIEKEYELRIVYVDGDFFTGKINNSENADWRVAHEGYFWSAYELPEPVKANLTSMMHEMGLYIGAIDMIKGRDGEYYFLEVNPQGEWGMLQKELGFPIAERIADNLINRINFHE, encoded by the coding sequence ATGATTCTCTGCATCACCCATTCACAGGATTTTTATAATATTGATCTCTTTTTCGAATACCTGGCTTCCAAAAGTATTCCTTATTTCAGACTGAATTCTGACCGACTGAATCATCTTCAGAAAATCAGCATTGATGAAAATTCATTTGAACTGACTGATGAATCCGGAAATACCATTCATTCTGATGCAATCAAAGGAGTGTGGCACAGAAAAGCGTGGAGAATAAGTACTCCTGAAGAATTGGACCAGGATTATGAAAAAATCTTCCTGAACGAATATGGAAGCCTGCGCTACAACCTGATAACTGCCTTAGAGCATATTCCGTGGATCAATCCCTATGAAAATGAAAAAAAAGTTGACGGCAATAAGATATTTCAGCTTAAAATTGCAGAAAGAAATAACTTAACGATCCCCAAAACTATTTTTTCCAATGATGAAGAGAAAATAACGAATTTTTTCCATCAATACTGTCAGGGAAAAGCAATTGCTAAGCTTCACGGAGTAACGGCGAAAACAATGTCAGGTGAAAACATGATTTCCACTACAATAATTGAAGAGGAATCACTTGAAAACCTTTCAGACATTGCATACTGCCCGATGATTTTTCAGCCTTATATTGAAAAAGAATACGAATTGAGAATCGTTTATGTAGACGGTGATTTCTTTACAGGAAAGATCAATAACAGTGAAAATGCAGACTGGAGAGTAGCTCACGAAGGCTATTTCTGGTCAGCGTACGAACTTCCGGAGCCTGTAAAAGCCAATCTCACTTCCATGATGCATGAAATGGGACTTTACATAGGAGCCATTGATATGATCAAAGGAAGAGACGGGGAATATTATTTCCTTGAAGTGAATCCGCAGGGAGAGTGGGGAATGCTGCAAAAAGAGCTGGGATTTCCCATTGCAGAAAGAATTGCCGATAATCTTATCAACAGAATTAATTTCCATGAATAA
- a CDS encoding microviridin/marinostatin family tricyclic proteinase inhibitor: MKNQNSKKKPFFASFLEKQVKDPETVKGGGDITLAETDLITKPAVDTVTSPKDDMMHTLKYPSDGDDDTIFIPL, from the coding sequence ATGAAAAACCAAAACTCAAAGAAGAAGCCTTTTTTCGCATCATTCTTAGAAAAGCAGGTTAAAGATCCTGAAACCGTAAAAGGAGGAGGTGATATAACACTTGCTGAAACAGATTTGATTACAAAGCCGGCAGTAGACACGGTAACTTCCCCAAAAGACGATATGATGCACACGCTGAAATATCCATCTGACGGTGATGATGATACAATCTTTATTCCGCTATAA
- a CDS encoding microviridin/marinostatin family tricyclic proteinase inhibitor, which translates to MENKNSKKKPFFATFLEKQVKDPETVKGGGITSVLADQITTSLQDQITTPLKDNVTKPDNDNVTMKYPSDGDEDVLDV; encoded by the coding sequence ATGGAAAACAAAAATTCAAAAAAGAAGCCATTTTTCGCAACATTCTTAGAAAAACAGGTTAAAGACCCTGAAACAGTAAAAGGTGGAGGTATTACTTCTGTATTGGCAGATCAGATTACTACATCTCTCCAGGATCAGATCACTACTCCTCTTAAGGATAATGTTACCAAGCCTGATAATGATAATGTAACAATGAAATATCCTTCTGACGGAGATGAGGATGTTTTAGATGTATAA
- a CDS encoding alpha/beta fold hydrolase: MEILNSKIFGENSTHTPLLVFHGLFGMLDNWGSFGKDLGEYLTVHLIDLRNHGRSFHSESMSHDDLADDIARYMDHYGIQKANVLGHSLGGKAVMQFAIKYPEHVEKLIVVDISPKAYPPHHQGIIKALETVDFNTVTSRNEVEAVLNQYIPERSTVQFLTKNLYWDDNKKLGWRFNLKTLSEKYTEFVSNAIKFGVFEGETLFIAGAKSNYILPQDEFGIRQQFPKAKVVTVKNAGHWVQAENPVDFANVVKEFLGLN; the protein is encoded by the coding sequence ATGGAAATTTTAAACTCAAAAATATTCGGCGAAAATTCAACTCATACGCCGCTTCTTGTATTTCACGGATTATTTGGAATGCTTGACAACTGGGGAAGCTTCGGAAAAGACCTGGGAGAATACCTTACTGTACATCTGATCGACCTTAGAAACCACGGCAGAAGCTTTCATTCCGAAAGTATGTCTCATGATGATCTGGCAGATGATATTGCCCGTTATATGGATCATTATGGAATTCAGAAAGCTAATGTTTTAGGACATTCTTTAGGAGGTAAAGCAGTGATGCAGTTTGCTATAAAATATCCTGAACACGTTGAAAAACTGATTGTTGTGGATATTTCACCTAAAGCATATCCGCCACATCACCAGGGAATTATCAAAGCACTGGAAACTGTTGATTTTAATACGGTAACTTCAAGAAATGAGGTGGAAGCAGTCCTGAACCAATATATTCCGGAAAGATCTACCGTACAGTTTTTAACGAAAAACCTGTATTGGGATGACAATAAAAAACTGGGCTGGAGATTTAACCTTAAAACCCTGTCTGAGAAATATACGGAATTTGTATCCAATGCCATTAAGTTTGGAGTTTTTGAAGGTGAGACACTGTTTATAGCAGGAGCAAAATCCAATTATATTCTGCCGCAGGATGAATTTGGGATCAGACAGCAGTTTCCTAAAGCTAAAGTCGTTACGGTAAAAAATGCAGGACATTGGGTTCAGGCAGAAAATCCGGTTGATTTCGCAAATGTTGTGAAGGAGTTTCTTGGATTAAATTAA
- a CDS encoding pyridoxine 5'-phosphate synthase: MTKLSVNINKIATIRNARGGETPSVTEAAVKIQEFGGQGITIHPRPDERHITRKDVYDLKPLVTTEFNIEGNPHQSFIDMVLEVKPEQVTLVPDADDAITSNAGWDTKKHLGFLTDIIAEFKKAGIRTSVFLDPLPELVEYAAKTGADRIELYTEAYAKNYLINKEQAIKPYYDTAVEATNFGLGINAGHDLSLENLKYFADTIPNLLEVSIGHALISEALYMGLENTVQAYLKRLAKW; the protein is encoded by the coding sequence ATGACAAAACTAAGCGTAAACATTAATAAAATTGCGACGATAAGAAATGCAAGAGGAGGAGAAACCCCAAGTGTTACAGAAGCTGCTGTAAAAATTCAGGAATTCGGAGGACAAGGAATTACCATCCACCCAAGACCTGATGAAAGGCATATCACAAGAAAAGATGTCTATGATCTGAAGCCGTTGGTTACGACTGAGTTTAATATTGAAGGAAATCCACATCAGAGTTTTATCGATATGGTATTGGAGGTGAAGCCGGAGCAGGTAACTTTAGTGCCGGATGCTGATGATGCAATTACATCCAATGCAGGCTGGGATACCAAAAAGCATCTCGGTTTCCTTACAGACATTATCGCAGAATTCAAAAAGGCGGGAATCCGTACTTCTGTTTTTCTTGATCCTTTGCCGGAATTGGTAGAATATGCTGCTAAAACGGGCGCAGACAGAATAGAACTGTATACTGAAGCTTACGCAAAAAATTATCTGATCAATAAAGAACAAGCTATAAAACCTTATTACGACACTGCAGTTGAGGCTACCAATTTCGGATTGGGAATCAATGCGGGTCATGATCTAAGCTTAGAAAACCTTAAATATTTTGCAGACACCATTCCCAACCTGTTGGAAGTATCTATAGGGCATGCTTTGATTTCCGAAGCACTTTATATGGGATTGGAAAATACGGTTCAGGCTTATCTGAAGAGACTGGCAAAATGGTAA
- a CDS encoding mechanosensitive ion channel family protein yields the protein MNDQLQETKNFIQELSEQLYIYITQISPSGLDWVFHIIVKLSLLLVLFFITDFVFKFIINSVFRLFHNEQKFPILKSIYQAKITNSVAHFAALIAVAGIQGSIFPENALPKTTIFIIRCINLGLVLMLAGMLYRSLTAFRNYFSIKQDFYKIMALNAISETVKILGLFIFTVVGLCVIFGIKGTTIVGSLGAITAVLVLVFRDTILGFVTGLHVATSKNLKVGDWVSIPKYSIEGNITEINLLTTKITNFDKTVSTIPTYDLMTTEIKNMQVMSESNTRRIKKSIYFNINSFKFLTDEDVERLKEINLISDYLEERTSEIKKEKESLEHKDKIVNGRQLTNIGVFRYYAQKYIENDPDIDKNGTRMVRQLDITPQGLPLEVYCFANDSKWERFEQIQADIFDHLLVASKEFELQVMQVSVKV from the coding sequence ATGAATGACCAGTTACAAGAAACTAAAAACTTTATACAGGAGCTGAGTGAACAGCTTTACATTTATATTACCCAGATATCACCTTCCGGGCTGGACTGGGTTTTCCATATCATTGTAAAGTTGAGTTTACTTCTCGTTCTGTTTTTTATCACTGATTTTGTTTTTAAATTCATCATTAATTCTGTCTTCAGGTTATTTCATAATGAACAGAAATTTCCCATCTTAAAATCTATTTATCAGGCCAAAATCACCAATTCTGTAGCCCATTTTGCAGCTTTGATTGCTGTTGCCGGCATTCAGGGATCTATATTTCCGGAAAATGCATTGCCCAAAACAACCATTTTTATAATACGATGTATTAATCTGGGATTGGTACTGATGTTAGCAGGAATGCTATACAGATCATTGACTGCTTTTAGAAATTATTTCAGCATCAAACAGGATTTCTACAAGATTATGGCACTTAATGCCATTTCAGAAACCGTAAAGATTTTAGGACTTTTTATATTTACTGTAGTAGGACTTTGTGTCATTTTTGGGATCAAAGGAACCACTATCGTAGGAAGTCTTGGGGCGATTACAGCGGTGCTGGTATTGGTTTTCAGAGATACGATCTTAGGGTTTGTAACAGGGCTTCATGTTGCCACTTCTAAAAATTTAAAAGTAGGAGATTGGGTAAGCATTCCCAAATACAGTATTGAAGGAAATATTACAGAAATCAATCTTTTGACTACCAAAATTACCAATTTTGATAAGACCGTTTCCACCATTCCTACCTATGACCTGATGACCACTGAAATCAAGAATATGCAGGTGATGTCTGAATCCAATACAAGGAGAATAAAAAAATCAATTTACTTTAATATCAATTCTTTTAAATTTTTGACGGATGAAGATGTTGAGCGTTTAAAGGAGATTAACCTGATCTCAGATTATCTGGAGGAAAGAACATCAGAGATCAAAAAAGAGAAAGAAAGTCTTGAGCATAAGGATAAAATTGTGAATGGAAGGCAGCTTACCAATATCGGGGTTTTCAGATATTATGCCCAGAAATATATTGAAAATGATCCGGACATAGATAAAAACGGAACCCGCATGGTACGTCAGCTGGACATTACCCCACAAGGACTGCCTCTTGAAGTATATTGTTTTGCGAATGATTCCAAATGGGAACGTTTTGAGCAGATTCAGGCCGATATTTTTGACCATTTATTGGTGGCATCCAAAGAATTTGAACTTCAGGTGATGCAGGTAAGTGTGAAAGTATAG